In one window of Nodosilinea sp. PGN35 DNA:
- a CDS encoding toll/interleukin-1 receptor domain-containing protein — translation MQTQEIFDVFLAHNSKDKDQVRLICSHLRQEGLKPWLDEEGILPGNWFQDVIQGIIRKARSIAIFLGPHEMGRWQMLESRAAMQRCVEEGVPLIPVLLPGALKIPDEFSFLNQLHAVAFNHINDLDALQKLVRGIKFGIKGSHSPETRKDIYGIFVPIESTRCFGSTCFLAIEAPRDSPLLDAICQAVKKSGLQKIPENVHEVPPFQDLIANMKSAQIVIAAPDIKDYTNLDLNINFEIGLACALGKPLMVVTSKREELLKHLPGGMPLADIIEYLPEDLKFDNLNKLSNKISEKINKICERLSPPFLTDPKFEGIRIACGTHRICLEPGFWENFGSILSFTRNIQEMLHSISPLLPRMKDSLARAYESSRSKDKRTIYQRCLSEFYEKYHQYIINTGGIENYLKSEVFEEVNESLEFFLSKLENMSEIGRIEVIKNSIDLLKSNIELDFSRLVKDHLKFKDILKNDPLDDDKISELLGVVERLSTFNYCILQHIKAIESNLIKTID, via the coding sequence ATGCAAACTCAAGAAATTTTTGATGTCTTTTTAGCTCACAACAGCAAAGATAAAGATCAAGTGAGGCTCATTTGCAGTCATTTGAGACAGGAAGGATTAAAGCCTTGGTTAGATGAGGAAGGAATTTTGCCAGGGAATTGGTTCCAGGATGTCATCCAAGGGATAATTCGAAAAGCTCGCTCCATTGCCATATTTCTTGGTCCTCATGAGATGGGCCGCTGGCAGATGTTAGAGTCAAGAGCTGCTATGCAGAGGTGTGTAGAAGAAGGTGTTCCTTTGATCCCTGTTCTATTACCAGGAGCCTTAAAGATTCCAGATGAGTTTTCTTTTCTAAACCAATTGCATGCGGTTGCTTTTAATCACATAAACGATTTAGATGCTCTTCAAAAACTGGTCAGAGGCATAAAATTTGGCATCAAAGGCTCTCATTCACCTGAGACCAGAAAGGATATATATGGAATTTTTGTGCCTATTGAATCAACACGCTGCTTTGGCTCAACCTGTTTTTTGGCAATAGAAGCACCACGTGATAGTCCTCTGCTTGATGCTATTTGTCAAGCAGTCAAAAAATCTGGACTTCAGAAGATACCCGAAAACGTGCATGAGGTGCCACCCTTTCAAGATCTAATTGCAAATATGAAGTCTGCTCAAATAGTTATAGCAGCTCCAGATATTAAAGACTATACCAATTTAGACTTAAATATTAATTTTGAAATAGGTCTCGCATGTGCTCTTGGCAAGCCCTTGATGGTTGTTACTAGTAAAAGAGAAGAACTCCTAAAACATCTTCCTGGTGGAATGCCGCTGGCTGATATCATAGAATACTTACCAGAAGATCTTAAGTTCGACAATCTGAATAAATTGTCGAACAAAATTTCTGAAAAAATAAACAAAATATGCGAAAGATTAAGTCCTCCTTTCTTAACAGATCCTAAATTTGAAGGAATTAGGATAGCTTGTGGAACACACAGAATTTGCCTCGAGCCTGGCTTTTGGGAAAACTTTGGAAGTATACTTAGTTTCACCAGAAACATCCAAGAAATGCTGCATTCAATTTCTCCTTTGCTACCTCGAATGAAGGATTCTCTGGCACGCGCCTATGAATCATCCCGATCAAAGGATAAAAGGACTATCTATCAAAGGTGCCTGAGTGAATTCTATGAAAAATATCACCAATATATTATAAATACAGGTGGAATAGAGAATTACTTAAAATCTGAAGTTTTCGAAGAGGTTAATGAATCCCTTGAGTTTTTTCTTTCAAAGCTTGAGAATATGAGCGAAATTGGCAGAATTGAAGTAATCAAGAACTCGATTGATTTATTAAAATCGAATATAGAGCTTGACTTTTCTCGTTTAGTGAAAGATCACTTGAAGTTTAAAGATATATTGAAGAATGATCCTTTGGATGATGACAAAATTAGTGAATTGCTTGGGGTTGTCGAAAGATTGTCGACATTTAATTACTGCATATTGCAGCATATTAAAGCTATTGAGTCCAATTTAATTAAGACAATTGATTGA
- a CDS encoding helix-turn-helix transcriptional regulator yields the protein MEATTLNQNIRVLVNESFKQRIFSNTDYGGLSNHQSGKNLVEELIGGILVFNDQQKLIYASESAYRVLSQLKQSEDPQNSIPHEIRHICKSLVQSRHLFPNQNWLIEFDIFTNAATTLHICSRWLNLDVIDHPYLLLTIEDRQQAILNLIIEEAERYGLTPREKEVWLLQQNNCTYKQIAAELGITPNTVKKHMRSIYAKKKAQQKEA from the coding sequence ATGGAAGCAACTACTCTCAACCAAAATATCAGGGTCTTAGTCAATGAATCCTTTAAACAGAGAATCTTCTCAAACACCGATTATGGAGGGCTCAGCAACCATCAGTCTGGCAAAAATCTGGTAGAAGAATTAATCGGAGGAATTCTGGTTTTCAACGATCAGCAAAAGCTAATTTACGCTAGCGAATCGGCCTACCGAGTTTTGAGCCAATTGAAGCAATCGGAGGATCCTCAAAACTCTATTCCCCACGAAATTCGACATATTTGCAAATCACTGGTACAGAGTAGACACCTGTTTCCCAATCAAAACTGGTTAATTGAATTTGATATTTTCACTAACGCTGCCACGACCCTTCATATTTGTTCTCGCTGGCTAAACCTGGATGTTATCGACCATCCCTATCTATTGCTCACTATTGAAGATCGCCAGCAGGCTATTCTCAATCTCATCATTGAAGAAGCAGAACGCTACGGATTGACTCCCCGGGAAAAGGAGGTGTGGCTTTTGCAGCAGAACAACTGCACCTACAAACAGATCGCCGCTGAACTGGGCATCACCCCCAATACGGTGAAAAAGCACATGCGCAGCATCTATGCCAAGAAGAAAGCGCAGCAGAAAGAGGCCTAA
- a CDS encoding DegT/DnrJ/EryC1/StrS aminotransferase family protein has product MHPLQRTLISTHRRTRQIVRVARAVWRGEVSRYPAFVEAFERRYAETVGRAYGLSLCNGTSALEAALFAAGVGPGDEVIVPSCTFHASIDPIVNAGAVPVFADVEEKSWTLSPVEVQAKITPRTRAVIAVHLWGIPAAMGPLLAVLKDRNITLIEDVSHAHGARWGDRACGAFGRFGVFSLQGSKPVAAGEGAMVVTDHWADFVRLSMWGHFDRHSAHFGDIDAEEFCHTGVGYKRRMAPLGALLADVDLDYLSYYNRLKRRNVGRLDAELGDVPGIAIARPSREAVRGGFYQGYPILLLGDRVSRATVQRTLKAEGIDAIAYPFPLHHRLRVYTDLAYRHHQLTGRQVAPAPPAAYSLPVTEQLADHLILLAPRHLLTLSQTTLNTLRRILSAL; this is encoded by the coding sequence ATGCACCCCCTCCAGCGCACCCTGATCAGCACCCATCGCCGCACCCGGCAGATCGTCCGGGTCGCCCGCGCCGTCTGGCGGGGAGAGGTTTCTCGCTATCCCGCCTTTGTCGAAGCCTTTGAGCGGCGCTACGCCGAGACGGTGGGGCGCGCCTACGGGCTGTCGCTGTGCAATGGCACCTCAGCCCTGGAGGCGGCTCTGTTTGCCGCCGGGGTGGGGCCTGGCGACGAGGTCATTGTGCCATCCTGCACCTTCCACGCCTCGATCGATCCAATCGTCAATGCCGGGGCTGTGCCGGTGTTTGCCGACGTCGAGGAAAAGTCCTGGACTCTCAGCCCCGTGGAGGTGCAGGCCAAAATTACCCCCCGCACCAGGGCGGTGATCGCGGTGCACCTGTGGGGCATTCCGGCGGCGATGGGGCCACTGCTGGCGGTGCTCAAGGATCGCAACATCACTCTGATCGAAGATGTCTCCCACGCCCACGGGGCCCGGTGGGGCGATCGCGCCTGCGGGGCCTTTGGGCGGTTTGGGGTGTTTAGCCTCCAGGGCAGCAAGCCGGTGGCGGCGGGGGAGGGGGCCATGGTGGTCACCGACCACTGGGCCGATTTTGTGCGGCTGTCGATGTGGGGACATTTTGACCGCCATAGCGCGCACTTTGGCGACATCGACGCCGAGGAATTTTGCCATACCGGAGTGGGCTACAAACGCCGCATGGCTCCTTTGGGGGCGCTGCTGGCCGATGTTGACCTCGACTACCTGAGCTACTACAACCGCCTCAAGCGCAGGAATGTGGGCCGACTGGACGCCGAACTGGGCGATGTACCCGGCATTGCGATCGCCCGGCCCAGTCGAGAGGCCGTGCGGGGCGGCTTTTACCAGGGCTACCCAATTCTGCTGCTGGGCGATCGGGTCTCGCGGGCCACGGTGCAGCGCACCCTCAAGGCTGAGGGCATTGACGCCATTGCCTACCCGTTTCCGCTGCACCATCGGCTGCGGGTGTACACCGATCTGGCCTACCGCCACCACCAGCTGACCGGGCGACAGGTGGCCCCTGCCCCTCCTGCGGCGTACTCGCTACCGGTGACGGAGCAACTGGCCGATCATTTGATTCTTTTAGCACCCCGCCATCTGTTAACCCTCAGTCAAACGACTCTAAACACCCTCAGAAGAATCTTGAGCGCCCTCTGA
- a CDS encoding FAD-dependent oxidoreductase, with product MTILDAHTVAPQAQIEADVCIVGAGAAGLAVARELIGSRYRVVVLESGGLQGDAATQALYDVDTVGHPLRVEQGYVSLNRYFGGSTNTWGGRCIPLNAIDFAARDWVNDSGWPFERQVLEPFYQQAAQVLQLPDYGYFSPDRWRSRLLGPLVQALYSDEGIVPELALLGRSPIKMGRAYRRQLAAAPNLSIYLKANVTELEPNPTGTAVEGLQVATLGGHRFRVQARVYVLACGGWENARLLLDSSRHCAQGLGNPYDVVGRYYMEHPKILLGRIYPRADLLRSPAVLDYSPIAGGYGQMGLRLSNTQQRQARVLNHYLQLMPGFPAGLPEARQTWQWVCSRAKRLRFDQIRRADLGQVAPHLGQIGEYWLCRRLNRPVPYPYIDVFNHMEHAPNRDSRVSLSRDRDALGGHRLQVDLRVTTQEKESLLELHRLVGRQLQRLGLGELVTPELDPTADWPHLTDASHHMGTTRMGLHPRRSVVDPDGLVHGLGNLYITGSSVFPTGGHANPTLTLVALALRLAHHLQTAVLPKAARTELASAMAEQPILSPTRSTPPPPFP from the coding sequence ATGACGATTCTCGATGCCCACACCGTTGCCCCCCAGGCCCAGATCGAGGCCGATGTCTGCATTGTGGGGGCCGGGGCGGCGGGCCTGGCGGTGGCCCGTGAATTGATCGGCAGCCGCTACCGGGTGGTGGTGCTGGAGAGCGGCGGGCTACAGGGCGACGCCGCCACCCAGGCCCTTTACGATGTCGATACCGTGGGCCACCCCCTGCGCGTCGAGCAGGGCTATGTGTCGCTCAATCGCTACTTTGGCGGCTCAACCAACACCTGGGGCGGGCGCTGCATTCCCCTCAACGCGATTGACTTTGCCGCCCGCGATTGGGTAAACGACAGCGGCTGGCCCTTTGAGCGGCAGGTGCTAGAGCCGTTTTACCAGCAGGCGGCCCAGGTGTTGCAGCTGCCCGACTACGGCTACTTTAGCCCCGATCGCTGGCGATCGCGGCTGCTGGGGCCGCTGGTGCAGGCCCTCTACAGCGACGAGGGCATAGTGCCGGAGCTGGCCCTGCTGGGGCGATCGCCCATCAAAATGGGCCGGGCCTATCGGCGGCAGCTGGCGGCGGCCCCCAACCTGAGCATCTACCTCAAGGCCAATGTCACTGAGCTGGAGCCCAACCCCACGGGCACCGCCGTCGAGGGGCTCCAGGTCGCGACGCTGGGGGGCCACCGCTTTCGGGTGCAGGCCAGGGTGTACGTTCTGGCCTGCGGCGGCTGGGAAAATGCGCGACTGCTGCTCGACTCCTCGCGCCACTGCGCCCAGGGACTGGGCAACCCCTACGACGTGGTGGGGCGCTACTACATGGAGCATCCCAAAATTTTGCTGGGGCGAATTTATCCCCGCGCTGACCTGCTGCGATCGCCCGCCGTGCTCGACTACAGCCCCATTGCCGGGGGCTACGGGCAGATGGGGCTGCGCCTGAGCAATACCCAGCAGCGCCAGGCGCGGGTGCTCAACCACTACCTCCAGCTGATGCCCGGCTTTCCGGCGGGGCTGCCCGAGGCGCGGCAGACCTGGCAGTGGGTGTGCAGCCGGGCCAAGCGCCTGCGCTTCGACCAGATTCGCCGGGCCGACCTGGGCCAGGTAGCTCCCCACCTGGGCCAGATTGGCGAGTACTGGCTCTGCCGCCGCCTGAACCGGCCCGTTCCCTACCCCTACATCGATGTGTTTAACCACATGGAGCACGCCCCCAACCGCGACAGCCGGGTGAGCCTGAGCCGCGATCGCGATGCCCTGGGGGGCCACCGCCTCCAGGTAGACCTGCGGGTTACCACTCAAGAAAAAGAGAGCCTGCTGGAGCTGCACCGCCTGGTGGGCCGCCAGCTGCAACGGCTGGGGTTGGGCGAACTTGTCACCCCTGAGCTTGACCCCACCGCCGACTGGCCCCACCTCACCGACGCCTCTCACCACATGGGCACCACCCGCATGGGGCTGCACCCCCGGCGATCGGTCGTTGACCCCGACGGTCTGGTTCACGGCCTGGGCAACCTCTACATCACGGGCAGCTCGGTGTTCCCCACCGGGGGGCACGCCAACCCCACCCTCACCCTGGTGGCCCTGGCCCTGCGGCTGGCCCACCACCTGCAAACAGCTGTGCTGCCCAAGGCGGCCCGCACGGAGCTAGCTTCGGCCATGGCTGAGCAGCCGATCCTTTCCCCCACCCGTTCTACTCCGCCGCCCCCGTTCCCCTGA
- a CDS encoding YdcF family protein, protein MVPRRYLWVAYGALGAVVGLLVLAGWLAVQLTLAQRQAPMPQAILVLEGQTSRVRFAAQFSGQHPNLPLWVSGNPQGQAVNAAIFRQAAVPAALVHYDGCATDTVTNFTCTVADFETRRIRHIYLITSDYHMGRSLAIAAIVFGSRGIVVTPVALAAPDRAPELPLRTLRDCLRSLVWLATGKTGASLNPD, encoded by the coding sequence CAGTCGTGGGGCTGCTGGTGCTGGCGGGTTGGCTGGCTGTGCAGCTGACCCTGGCCCAGCGCCAGGCCCCTATGCCCCAGGCCATTTTGGTGCTAGAAGGCCAAACCAGCCGCGTCCGCTTTGCGGCCCAGTTTTCGGGGCAGCACCCCAATTTGCCCCTCTGGGTCTCGGGCAACCCCCAGGGGCAGGCCGTGAACGCAGCGATCTTTCGCCAGGCGGCGGTACCGGCGGCCCTCGTGCACTACGATGGCTGCGCCACCGACACCGTCACCAACTTTACCTGCACCGTAGCCGACTTTGAGACCCGCCGCATTCGCCATATCTACCTGATCACCTCGGACTACCATATGGGGCGATCGCTCGCCATTGCCGCCATTGTGTTTGGCAGCCGGGGCATTGTGGTAACGCCCGTGGCGCTGGCGGCCCCCGATCGCGCCCCTGAGTTGCCCCTGCGTACCCTGCGCGACTGCCTGCGATCGCTGGTTTGGCTAGCCACGGGCAAAACCGGGGCCAGCCTCAACCCCGACTAG
- a CDS encoding DUF1816 domain-containing protein: MIKQLFLNLAQLGKGDWWIEIITSKPQCIYYFGPFATLQEAEAMEPGFVEDLLEEGVYTLQAIVKQCHPTQLTIFEAAETADAVPMV, from the coding sequence ATGATAAAACAACTTTTTCTCAATCTTGCCCAGCTGGGCAAGGGTGACTGGTGGATAGAAATAATTACCAGCAAGCCCCAGTGTATTTACTATTTTGGCCCCTTTGCCACCCTTCAAGAGGCCGAGGCTATGGAGCCTGGCTTTGTAGAGGACCTGCTTGAAGAAGGTGTTTACACGCTACAAGCAATTGTCAAACAGTGTCACCCAACCCAGCTCACCATTTTTGAAGCAGCGGAAACCGCTGACGCTGTGCCGATGGTCTAG
- a CDS encoding LuxR C-terminal-related transcriptional regulator, with protein sequence MLNKNCSLNLDLVLENALNIHPDNAEESALRLALQQILPSVLDGVILFNEQSRLIYVNSKAIKILKKIDQNSHPAEDMPAEIDYIKQFMIEAKEKFPHQGWLNQSTIFVDCLTVFHVHARWIQDTIAGQNYLLLKMEDQNQFSQNLALEEARRLGLTLREQEVWVLHRANYTYKQIAEALAITPNTVKKHMKSILVKQRSIGE encoded by the coding sequence ATGCTCAACAAAAATTGCTCCTTAAATCTGGATCTAGTCCTTGAAAACGCTCTGAATATCCATCCTGACAACGCTGAGGAATCTGCCCTACGCCTGGCTTTACAGCAAATTCTCCCCAGTGTTCTAGATGGGGTCATTTTATTTAATGAACAAAGCCGTTTAATTTACGTCAACTCCAAGGCTATTAAAATCCTCAAAAAAATTGATCAGAACTCCCATCCTGCGGAGGATATGCCTGCGGAAATTGACTACATTAAGCAATTTATGATAGAAGCCAAGGAGAAGTTCCCTCATCAGGGCTGGCTGAACCAATCTACCATCTTTGTAGACTGCCTGACCGTATTTCACGTTCACGCTCGCTGGATTCAAGACACCATCGCCGGGCAAAACTACCTGCTACTAAAAATGGAAGATCAAAACCAATTTTCCCAGAATCTTGCCCTGGAGGAAGCCAGGCGATTGGGCCTAACCCTAAGAGAACAGGAGGTTTGGGTATTGCATCGAGCTAACTATACCTATAAACAGATTGCTGAGGCGTTAGCTATTACCCCAAACACTGTTAAAAAGCACATGAAAAGTATTTTGGTTAAACAGCGATCAATTGGAGAGTAG
- a CDS encoding SMI1/KNR4 family protein, which produces MSSFDWQGFLKNWSQDYLNYTQDLDRLDPEVVESEWLGFPGASEVQIAAVEARLSIGLPPSYREFLKVSNGWRQTTPFIYRILAIEEVEWFALRHAEWIASFKQKFSSCQSLTPLDNLSNGASSGHSIADNEYFIYGQDQDCSKIRLEYLNDCLGISEKGESSIYLLNPRVLDRQQEWEAWFFGDWLPGADRYSSFQTMMEAEYRNFLEMREIL; this is translated from the coding sequence ATGAGTAGCTTCGACTGGCAAGGATTTCTCAAAAACTGGAGCCAAGACTACCTAAACTACACCCAGGACTTAGATCGCCTCGACCCAGAAGTTGTGGAGTCTGAATGGCTTGGCTTTCCTGGTGCTTCTGAAGTCCAAATAGCAGCCGTAGAGGCTCGCCTGTCCATAGGGCTGCCTCCCTCCTATCGAGAATTCTTAAAGGTCAGCAATGGCTGGCGTCAAACCACCCCTTTCATCTATCGTATTCTGGCCATAGAAGAGGTTGAGTGGTTTGCCCTCAGGCACGCTGAGTGGATTGCATCCTTCAAACAAAAATTTAGTTCCTGCCAATCTTTAACACCGTTAGATAACTTGTCTAACGGAGCCTCAAGTGGTCATTCCATTGCCGATAACGAGTATTTTATCTATGGTCAAGACCAGGATTGCAGCAAAATCAGGCTCGAGTACTTAAATGATTGTCTAGGCATCAGTGAAAAGGGAGAGTCCTCCATTTATCTTCTGAATCCAAGGGTGCTTGACCGTCAACAGGAGTGGGAAGCCTGGTTTTTTGGCGATTGGTTACCCGGAGCCGATCGCTATTCATCCTTTCAAACCATGATGGAAGCAGAGTACAGAAATTTCTTGGAAATGCGAGAGATTTTGTAG
- a CDS encoding HetP family heterocyst commitment protein, translating into MSRYTTVSPASLTATSRAMSAEQFDQVVKAIVEGKYSWACVLILRCAGYNPAHYLPYRTYKRLIKENRLQPAETQNTQPSETAARPGQSLCMAAQPMPSRG; encoded by the coding sequence ATGTCGCGATACACCACTGTTTCCCCAGCCAGTTTGACCGCCACCAGTCGAGCCATGAGTGCTGAGCAGTTTGACCAGGTGGTAAAGGCAATTGTAGAGGGCAAATATTCCTGGGCCTGCGTTTTGATCTTGCGCTGTGCGGGCTACAATCCTGCCCACTACCTGCCCTACCGCACCTACAAGCGACTGATCAAGGAAAACCGCCTTCAGCCTGCCGAGACCCAAAACACCCAGCCCAGTGAAACCGCAGCTCGGCCTGGGCAGTCGTTGTGTATGGCGGCTCAGCCCATGCCTAGTCGGGGTTGA